The following coding sequences lie in one Populus nigra chromosome 15, ddPopNigr1.1, whole genome shotgun sequence genomic window:
- the LOC133674720 gene encoding uncharacterized protein LOC133674720, protein MTEVQKKQRASLYRKRGRSNKDLTNTIMNRRKLTKNKRIANERDNRIGLVLSIHHAEGIDNPSNYPSVFNRNYCVLFWVYPDDQLATEFVSGSPDLAWNQKYRIELDESRDCRFLHVEVLRCGSSSESNPGTSDGMRLVGRAKIPLPDLSGKTEGRYELVRLEEDGYKAEGHITLSMKLIKIDQS, encoded by the exons ATGACTGAGGTGCAGAAGAAACAAAGG GCTAGTTTGTATAGGAAAAGAGGCCGTTCAAACAAAGATCTGACGAATACAATTATGAACAGAAGAAAGCTTACAAAGAATAAGAGAATAGCCAACGAGAGAGACAATAGAATTGGTTTGGTCTTAAGCATCCACCATGCAGAGGGCATAGACAACCCTAGCAACTATCCTTCAGTATTCAACAGGAATTACTGTGTGTTGTTTTGGGTTTACCCTGATGATCAACTTGCAACAGAATTCGTCTCAGGGTCACCAGATCTTGCATGGAACCAGAAGTATCGTATCGAATTAGACGAGTCCAGGGATTGCAGGTTTTTGCATGTTGAGGTGCTTAGGTGTGGATCCTCGTCCGAGAGCAACCCAGGAACCTCTGATGGCATGAGATTGGTGGGTAGGGCTAAGATACCTCTACCAGATTTGTCAGGTAAAACAGAAGGCCGCTATGAACTTGTGAGGCTTGAAGAGGACGGGTATAAAGCTGAAGGACACATTACTTTGTCAATGAAATTGATCAAGATAGATCAAAGTTAG
- the LOC133674602 gene encoding uncharacterized protein LOC133674602, producing MNSGDLKGQRETTSSSSSSSSRGKRAAVKLEIVEDPLEEKYGPLHKRSKASQTIQQWGAGANAVPVSAAEYNPLDEPSPLGLQLRKSPSLLDLIQMRLTQGNNASALGTQETEKQNLGVKKESKSAPASGSMDKLKASNFPASILRIGSWEYKSRYEGDLVAKCYFAKHKLVWEVLEGGLKSKIEIQWSDIMALKANCPDNEPATLNVVLARQPLFFRETNPQPRKHTLWQATADFTDGQASIHKQHFLQCPEGLLNKHFEKLIQCDMRLNFLSQQPEIILDSPYFEQRPSVFEDLDDSKSQDFNQVESAKVSVVSGFQDLASPSAAQSSSLEIEKGDPTASTSDPMSREAPSPSSVMDSRAIEGRGICEAVDSKAPRNWDQIKVPGLPPSMSMTDLMNHIGNCISEQMTSGNQPFSADGSECQDMLEDIAQYLLSDTQQTTSSDEKGIMARVNSLCCLLQKDPASTQNLQGNGESFFEESNNGKGVLLNHSNESFHENKVRGDIRGSEGSSSKDISGSKPAPGMSRKDSFGDLLLHLPRIASLPKFLFNISEDDGYSQDR from the exons ATGAATTCAGGGGACTTGAAGGGACAACGTGAAACGACGTCGAgttcgtcgtcgtcgtcgtcgcgGGGCAAAAGAGCAGCAGTGAAGCTAGAGATCGTAGAGGATCCATTAGAGGAAAAATATGGACCTCTTCACAAGCGATCCAAAGCTTCACAAACCATTCAGCag TGGGGTGCGGGTGCTAATGCAGTACCGGTTTCTGCTGCGGAATATAATCCGTTAGACGAGCCTAGTCCGCTTGGATTGCAGTTGAGGAAGAGCCCATCTTTGTTGGATTTGATTCAAATGAGGCTTACTCAAGGGAATAATGCTTCCGCGCTCGGAACTCAAGAGACGGAGAAGCAGAATCTAGGTGTTAAGAAGGAGAGTAAGAGTGCACCTGCTTCTGGCTCCATGGACAAGCTTAAGGCTTCAAATTTCCCTGCCTCCATTTTGAGGATTGGGAGCTGGGAG TATAAATCGAGATATGAAGGTGATTTGGTGGCCAAGTGTTACTTTGCAAAGCATAAGCTGGTTTGGGAAGTTCTTGAAGGTGGTCTTAAGAGTAAGATTGAAATACAGTGGTCTGATATTATGGCTCTCAAGGCAAACTGTCCTGACAATGAACCTGCGACATTGAATGTTGTG CTTGCCAGACAGCCCCTCTTCTTCAGGGAAACTAATCCTCAGCCCCGAAAACATACCTTGTGGCAGGCAACGGCAGATTTTACTGATGGACAGGCTAGCATACACAA GCAACATTTTCTGCAATGTCCAGAAGGGCTGTTAaataaacattttgaaaagttgATCCAGTGTGACATGCGTTTGAACTTCTTAAGTCAACAGCCAGAGATAATTTTGGATTCACCATATTTTGAACAGAGACCATCTGTTTTTGAGGATCTGGATGATTCAAAAAGTCAAGATTTTAATCAAGTGGAGTCGGCTAAGGTATCTGTTGTTTCTGGCTTCCAGGATCTAGCATCACCATCTGCAGCTCAATCATCTTCCTTAGAGATTGAGAAGGGGGATCCCACTGCTTCGACATCAGACCCTATGTCCCGAGAAGCTCCTTCTCCCAGCTCAG TGATGGACAGTCGTGCAATTGAAGGGAGGGGGATTTGTGAAGCTGTTGATTCTAAAGCACCAAGGAACTGGGATCAGATTAAAGTTCCAGGGTTGCCCCCTTCTATGTCGATGACTGATCTTATGAACCACATTGGGAACTGTATTTCAGAACAGATGACCTCTGGAAATCAACCCTTTTCTGCTGATGGGTCAGAATGCCAGGACATGCTAGAGGACATCGCACAGTACCTTCTTAGCGACACCCAACAAACAACATCCTCTGATGAGAAAGGGATCATGGCAAGGGTCAACTCTCTCTGTTGCCTTCTGCAGAAGGACCCTGCTTCAACCCAGAACTTGCAGGGCAACGGGGAAAGTTTCTTTGAAGAGTCTAACAATGGGAAGGGCGTTCTGCTAAACCACTCCAATGAATCATTTCATGAGAATAAAGTTAGAGGTGATATCAGAGGCTCTGAAGGTAGCAGTAGCAAGGATATTTCTGGCAGCAAGCCGGCACCAGGAATGTCAAGGAAAGACTCGTTTGGGGACCTGCTACTTCATCTCCCTCGAATAGCATCTCTTCCAAAGTTCTTATTCAATATTTCTGAAGATGATGGTTACAGTCAAGATAGATAG
- the LOC133674478 gene encoding autophagy-related protein 11, translating to MSSSITEGVVNQPKLVVHLAENGHSFLLDCDETTPVEAVMQCIESVSGINFNDQLVLCLEKKLEPQRSLSAYKLPSSDGEVFIYNRARMQTNPLPPALEQIDVLEIADPPPPASSHNPHPLDDASDPALKALPSYERQFRYHYHRGQAMYRRTQVKHEHCQRLLREHKVQERAMDVARINVQQFYRAILQNYSEFMKRYTQQHRIHLDLLTNFERDLEKLRSIKLHPSLQSDSRKCLVDFVKEDNLRKAVENCSNSHRQFEKKVWEFKQKFSDAKRKVEELFSCGAASSIRNLDLTIKEHQRFINEQKSIMQSLSKDVSTVKNLVDDCLSCQLSSSIRPHDAVSALGPMYDVHDKNHLPRMLACEHSISKLLDFCNDKKNEMNVFVHDYLQKIAYVTYLMKDVKLQFPAFREAMLRQDNIFRDLKLFRGIGPAYRACLAEVVRRKASMKLYMGMAGQLAERLATRREVEVRRREEFLKTNNLYIPRDILTSMGLYDTPNQCDVNIAPFDTNLLDIDISDLDRYAPDYLAGLPSKSDKTASLKGSFSTSNDCSHSAEMEEIGEEAVEKDGSEELLEDCELLEIAGTSKMEVENAKLKAELASAIALICSLCPEIEYESMDDSTVDSLLKNADKTNEALRLKDDYGKHIQSLLKAKHVQCMSYEKRIQELEQRLSDQYLQGQKLSNSKDASDFALLAAKTEDCKPEISSGGEAHMPYALTSEPMDEVSCISSFNAKLGLFTRQTSKGREGFDENMMDSSGMLNTQLDSSMAEPHREELQVCDKDGKDKMARQLGMSLTNSSTAESMPEPLDVAPSDADTEPKVSSDHGIVLDLQTALAENSNQLSETDAKLKAAVEEVAVLTRELEMSRKLLDESQMNCAHLENCLHEAREEAQTHLCAADRRASEYNKLRASAVKLRGLFERLRCCVYAPGGVAGFADSLRALAQSLANSSNDNEDEGAAEFQKCVRVLADKVGFLSTHLDKYPKLEAANEQLGKELETKKELVATLYKKHQLEKQANKERISFSRLEVHEIAAFVLNSAGHYEAINRNSSNYYLSAESVALFTDHLPSRPSYIVGQIVHIERQAVKPLHPASTRPEHGRADQLDLLTTDQGTDLLNFNLGSTSNPYNLPMGCEYFVVTVAMLPDTTIHSAPPS from the exons ATGAGTTCAAGCATCACAGAAGGTGTGGTAAATCAGCCCAAACTTGTAGTTCATCTAGCAGAAAATGGTCATTCATTTCTACTTGATTGCGATGAAACAACGCCTGTGGAAGCTGTCATGCAGTGTATTGAATCAGTTTCTGGGATTAACTTCAACGACCAGCTTGTTCTGTGTTTGGAGAAGAAACTTGAACCTCAGCGGTCGCTTTCTGCTTATAAGCTTCCATCTAGTGATGGAGAAGTGTTTATATACAACAGAGCAAGGATGCAAACCAATCCGCTCCCCCCTGCACTCGAACAAATTGATGTCCTTGAAATTGCAGATCCTCCACCGCCAGCTTCTTCACATAACCCCCATCCTTTAGATGATGCTTCAGACCCAGCTCTGAAGGCTTTGCCATCTTATGAAAGACAGTTTAGGTACCATTACCATAGAGGTCAAGCAATGTATAGGAGAACCCAAGTAAAGCATGAGCATTGCCAGAGGTTATTGAGGGAGCATAAGGTTCAGGAGAGGGCAATGGATGTTGCTAGGATTAATGTGCAACAATTCTATAGAGCAATTCTTCAGAATTACTCAGAGTTCATGAAGCGTTATACACAACAACACAGGATACATTTAGATCTTTTAACGAATTTTGAGAGAGATTTAGAGAAACTGAGGTCGATCAAGCTTCATCCATCTTTGCAGTCTGATTCACGCAAATGCTTAGTGGATTTTGTGAAGGAAGATAACTTGAGGAAGGCCGTGGAGAATTGTAGCAATTCACATAGGCAGTTTGAGAAGAAGGTATGGGAGTTCAAGCAAAAATTTAGTGATGCAAAGCGCAAGGTGGAAGAATTATTTTCTTGCGGAGCAGCATCTTCTATTAGGAATCTGGATCTTACCATCAAGGAGCATCAGCGATTCATCAATGAACAGAAGAGCATAATGCAGTCTTTGAG CAAAGATGTAAGCACGGTAAAGAACCTTGTGGATGATTGTCTGTCATGCCAATTGTCTTCCTCAATTCGACCTCACGATGCAGTTTCAGCCCTGGGCCCTATGTATGATGTCCATGACAAGAATCATTTGCCCAGGATGCTGGCTTGTGAACATTCAATTTCCAAGCTGCTTGATTTTTGCAATGATAAGAAGAATGAGATGAATGTCTTTGTGCATGATTACCTACAAAAGATCGCTTATGTTACTTACCTCATGAAAGATGTGAAGTTACAGTTTCCTGCTTTTAGAGAGGCAATGTTGCGTCAGGATAATATTTTTAGGGACTTAAAGCTATTTCGTGGGATCGGTCCTGCATATAGAGCCTGCCTTGCTGAAGTTGTGAGAAGAAAGGCTTCCATGAAACTTTACATGGGTATGGCTGGACAACTGGCTGAGCGGCTTGCTACAAGGAGGGAGGTTGAGGTTAGGAGACGGGAGGAGTTTCTGAAGacaaacaatttatatataccAAGAGATATATTAACATCAATGGGGCTATATGATACTCCTAATCAGTGTGATGTCAATATAGCTCCATTTGACACTAATTTGCTTGATATTGACATCTCAGACCTGGACCGTTATGCTCCTGATTATTTGGCTGGACTTCCTTCAAAAAGTGATAAGACTGCAAGCTTGAAAGGTTCATTTTCTACATCTAATGACTGCTCTCACTCAGCTGAGATGGAAGAAATTGGTGAGGAAGCAGTTGAGAAAGATGGCTCTGAGGAGCTCCTTGAGGACTGTGAGCTGTTAGAGATTGCTGGAACTAGCAAGATGGAAGTTGAGAATGCAAAACTGAAAGCTGAACTAGCTTCTGCAATAGCCCTGATATGTTCCCTTTGCCCAGAAATTGAATACGAGTCAATGGATGATAGCACAGTGGATAGTCTATTGAAGAATGCAGATAAGACAAATGAAGCCTTGCGGCTGAAAGATGATTATGGAAAGCATATTCAATCTTTGCTTAAGGCAAAGCATGTGCAATGTATGTCGTATGAGAAGCGCATTCAAGAACTAGAGCAGAGATTGTCTGACCAGTATTTACAGGGGCAGAAACTTTCAAATAGTAAAGATGCATCAGACTTTGCTCTTTTAGCTGCGAAGACTGAAGACTGTAAACCAGAAATTTCCAGCGGTGGTGAAGCACACATGCCTTATGCATTGACCTCAGAGCCCATGGATGAGGTTTCTTGCATTTCTAGTTTTAATGCAAAACTGGGGCTTTTCACCAGGCAAACAAGCAAAGGTAGAGAaggttttgatgaaaatatgatggaCTCCTCTGGGATGTTGAATACTCAGTTGGATTCATCAATGGCGGAGCCTCATCGTGAAGAGCTGCAAGTTTGTGATAAAGATGGGAAGGACAAGATGGCACGACAACTGGGCATGTCACTGACTAACAGTTCCACAGCTGAGAGCATGCCCGAGCCTCTCGATGTTGCACCATCTGATGCAGACACTGAGCCTAAAGTCAGTAGTGACCATGGCATTGTGTTAGACCTTCAAACTGCACTTGCTGAAAATTCAAACCAATTGAGTGAAACTGATGCAAAGCTCAAAGCTGCTGTGGAGGAGGTTGCAGTGCTCACAAGGGAGTTAGAAATGAGCCGGAAGCTCCTTGATGAATCTCAG ATGAATTGTGCTCACTTGGAGAATTGCTTGCATGAAGCAAGAGAGGAAGCTCAAACTCATCTTTGCGCGGCTGATCGAAGGGCTTCGGAATACAATAAACTGCGTGCATCTGCTGTGAAACTCCGAGGCCTTTTTGAAAGGCTTAGGTGCTGTGTATATGCTCCAGGTGGAGTTGCTGGTTTTGCTGATTCTTTGCGTGCTTTAGCTCAATCTTTGGCCAA TTCCAGCAATGACAATGAGGATGAGGGTGCTGCTGAGTTCCAGAAATGCGTACGCGTCCTTGCTGATAAAGTTGGTTTCTTGTCCACACACCTTGATAAGTACCCCAAGCTCGAAGCTGCAAATGAACAACTTGGAAAAGAATTGGAAACGAAGAAGGAGCTGGTTGCAACTTTGTACAAAAAGCATCAACTTGAGAAGCAG GCAAACAAAGAAAGGATATCTTTTAGCCGGTTGGAAGTTCATGAGATCGCTGCATTTGTTCTCAACTCAGCTGGACATTATGAGGCTATCAACCGAAACTCCTCTAACTACTACCTGTCTGCTGAATCTGTGGCCCTGTTCACAGACCATCTCCCAAGCCGACCCAGCTACATTGTTGGGCAGATTGTGCATATTGAACGCCAAGCTGTAAAGCCATTGCATCCTGCCTCAACTAGGCCTGAGCATGGTAGGGCAGATCAACTGGATCTTCTGACCACTGACCAAGGGACTGACCTGTTGAACTTCAATTTGGGATCGACTTCCAACCCATACAATCTTCCTATGGGGTGTGAATACTTTGTAGTGACAGTAGCCATGTTACCTGATACAACCATTCATTCAGCGCCTCCTTCCTGA